In Monodelphis domestica isolate mMonDom1 chromosome 4, mMonDom1.pri, whole genome shotgun sequence, one DNA window encodes the following:
- the LOC103103094 gene encoding zinc finger protein 883-like isoform X2 gives MAPGTPRPPSQGSVTFKDVAVDFTQEEWCLLDHSQKELYKEVVLENVQNLLFVEAETNFEVKEMSTKMRLFVEGSNSPRGMKRNPCDFLFREINDSNIKVNKNSKSDCEFDEVAENFSQHSVLNQCTKLTSGKNCCLDSKYTKYLPEKVGFNLSHKKTSEMPMYQNNLGRITSGSSLNLTRHPNHIEMLSVSNKGGRPLIQNSEFGSYQIIHSGERPHQCKECGKTFTVRGNLVRHQRIHSGEKPYECTQCGKAFTERGKLAAHQRIHTGEKPYECKQCGKAFTESSSLAKHQRIHSGEKPYECTQCGKPFTCRGHLATHQRIHTGEKPYECTQCGKPFTRRGGLAAHQRIHTGEKPYECTQCGKAFTRRGYLVIHHRIHTGEKPYECTQCGKPFTRGGDLATHQRIHTGEKPYECIQCGKAFIHRVSLAEHQRIHTGEKPYECTQCGRAFSRRGTLAEHQRIHTGVKPYECTQCGKAFICRGHLAAHQRIHNGEKPYECTQCGKAFIHRVSLVAHQRIHSGEKPYECTQCGKAFIYRASLAAHQRIHTGEKPYECTQCGKAFTRRSHLVIHQRIHTGEKPYECIQCGKAFTESSSLARHQRIHTGEKPYECTQCGKAFILRVSLAEHQRMHTGEKPYKCKHCGKSFTWRGDLAKHQRIHTAEKTYECNKFR, from the exons GGGTCAgtaacattcaaggatgtggctgtggacttcacccaggaggagtggtgcctgttggaccattctcagaaagagctgtacaaggaggttgtactggagaatgtgcagaatctacTCTTTGTGG aggcaGAGACTAATTTTGAAGTGAAGGAGATGTCTACAAAGATGAGACTTTTTGTGGAAGGATCTAACTCTCCAAGAGGTATGAAGAGGAATCCCTGTGACTTCCTTTTCAGAGAAATCAATGACTCTAATatcaaggtaaataaaaattcCAAGAGTGACTGTGAATTTGATGAAGTTGCAGAGAATTTTAGCCAACATTCAGTCCTAAATCAGTGTACAAAATTGACCTCAGGAAAAAACTGTTGTCTGGATAGTAAATACACCAAATACCTTCCAGAAAAAGTGGGATTTAATCTGTCTCATAAGAAGACTTCCGAAATGCCCATGTATCAAAATAACCTAGGGAGAATCACTTCTGGCTCGAGTTTAAACCTCACAAGACATCCAAATCATATTGAGATGCTTTCTGTGAGTAATAAAGGTGGGAGACCTTTAATTCAGAACTCTGAGTTTGGTTCCTATCAAATAATACACTCTGGAGAGAGACCTCATCAATGTAaagaatgtggaaagactttcacagtGAGGGGTAATCTtgttagacatcagagaatccatagtgGAGAGAAACCGTATGAATGTactcaatgtggaaaggctttcacagagaggggaaagcttgctgcacatcagagaatccacactggagagaaaccttatgaatgtaaacagtgtggaaaggctttcacagagagtAGCTCTCTTGCtaagcatcagagaattcactctggagagaaaccttatgaatgtacacagtgtggaaagcCTTTTACATGTAGGGGCCATCTTGccacacatcagagaatccacactggagagaaaccttatgaatgtacacagtgtggaaagcCTTTCACACGGAGGGGTggtcttgctgcacatcagagaatccacactggagagaaaccttatgaatgtacacaatgtggaaaggctttcacacggaGGGGTTATCTTGTTATACATcatagaatccacactggagagaaaccttatgaatgtacacagtgtggaaagcCTTTCACCCGGGGGGGAGATCTTGccacacatcagagaatccacactggagagaaaccttatgaatgtatacagtgtggaaaggctttcatacACAGGGTGAGTCTTGCTGagcatcaaagaatccacactggagagaaaccttatgaatgtacacaatgTGGAAGGGCTTTTTCACGGAGGGGCACTCTTGCTGagcatcaaagaatccacactggagtgaaaccttatgaatgtacacagtgtggaaaggctttcatatGTAGGGgccatcttgctgcacatcagagaatccacaatggtgagaaaccttatgaatgtacacagtgtggaaaagctttcataCACAGAGTGAGTCTTGTTGCACATCAGAGgatccactctggagagaaaccttatgaatgtacacagtgtggaaaggctttcatatATAGGGCAagtcttgctgcacatcagaggatccacacaggagagaaaccttatgaatgtacacagtgtggaaaggctttcacacggaGGAGTCATCTtgttatacatcagagaatccacactggagagaaaccttatgaatgtatacagtgtggaaaggctttcacagagagtAGCTCTCTtgctagacatcagagaatccacactggagagaaaccttatgaatgtacacagtgtggaaaggctttcatacTCAGGGTGAGTCTTGCTGagcatcagagaatgcacactggagagaaaccttataaatgtaaacactgtggTAAGAGTTTCACATGGAGGGGTGATCTTGCcaagcatcagagaatccacactgcaGAGAAAACTTATGAATGTAATAAATTTAGATAA
- the LOC103103094 gene encoding zinc finger protein 883-like isoform X3 — MSTKMRLFVEGSNSPRGMKRNPCDFLFREINDSNIKVNKNSKSDCEFDEVAENFSQHSVLNQCTKLTSGKNCCLDSKYTKYLPEKVGFNLSHKKTSEMPMYQNNLGRITSGSSLNLTRHPNHIEMLSVSNKGGRPLIQNSEFGSYQIIHSGERPHQCKECGKTFTVRGNLVRHQRIHSGEKPYECTQCGKAFTERGKLAAHQRIHTGEKPYECKQCGKAFTESSSLAKHQRIHSGEKPYECTQCGKPFTCRGHLATHQRIHTGEKPYECTQCGKPFTRRGGLAAHQRIHTGEKPYECTQCGKAFTRRGYLVIHHRIHTGEKPYECTQCGKPFTRGGDLATHQRIHTGEKPYECIQCGKAFIHRVSLAEHQRIHTGEKPYECTQCGRAFSRRGTLAEHQRIHTGVKPYECTQCGKAFICRGHLAAHQRIHNGEKPYECTQCGKAFIHRVSLVAHQRIHSGEKPYECTQCGKAFIYRASLAAHQRIHTGEKPYECTQCGKAFTRRSHLVIHQRIHTGEKPYECIQCGKAFTESSSLARHQRIHTGEKPYECTQCGKAFILRVSLAEHQRMHTGEKPYKCKHCGKSFTWRGDLAKHQRIHTAEKTYECNKFR; from the coding sequence ATGTCTACAAAGATGAGACTTTTTGTGGAAGGATCTAACTCTCCAAGAGGTATGAAGAGGAATCCCTGTGACTTCCTTTTCAGAGAAATCAATGACTCTAATatcaaggtaaataaaaattcCAAGAGTGACTGTGAATTTGATGAAGTTGCAGAGAATTTTAGCCAACATTCAGTCCTAAATCAGTGTACAAAATTGACCTCAGGAAAAAACTGTTGTCTGGATAGTAAATACACCAAATACCTTCCAGAAAAAGTGGGATTTAATCTGTCTCATAAGAAGACTTCCGAAATGCCCATGTATCAAAATAACCTAGGGAGAATCACTTCTGGCTCGAGTTTAAACCTCACAAGACATCCAAATCATATTGAGATGCTTTCTGTGAGTAATAAAGGTGGGAGACCTTTAATTCAGAACTCTGAGTTTGGTTCCTATCAAATAATACACTCTGGAGAGAGACCTCATCAATGTAaagaatgtggaaagactttcacagtGAGGGGTAATCTtgttagacatcagagaatccatagtgGAGAGAAACCGTATGAATGTactcaatgtggaaaggctttcacagagaggggaaagcttgctgcacatcagagaatccacactggagagaaaccttatgaatgtaaacagtgtggaaaggctttcacagagagtAGCTCTCTTGCtaagcatcagagaattcactctggagagaaaccttatgaatgtacacagtgtggaaagcCTTTTACATGTAGGGGCCATCTTGccacacatcagagaatccacactggagagaaaccttatgaatgtacacagtgtggaaagcCTTTCACACGGAGGGGTggtcttgctgcacatcagagaatccacactggagagaaaccttatgaatgtacacaatgtggaaaggctttcacacggaGGGGTTATCTTGTTATACATcatagaatccacactggagagaaaccttatgaatgtacacagtgtggaaagcCTTTCACCCGGGGGGGAGATCTTGccacacatcagagaatccacactggagagaaaccttatgaatgtatacagtgtggaaaggctttcatacACAGGGTGAGTCTTGCTGagcatcaaagaatccacactggagagaaaccttatgaatgtacacaatgTGGAAGGGCTTTTTCACGGAGGGGCACTCTTGCTGagcatcaaagaatccacactggagtgaaaccttatgaatgtacacagtgtggaaaggctttcatatGTAGGGgccatcttgctgcacatcagagaatccacaatggtgagaaaccttatgaatgtacacagtgtggaaaagctttcataCACAGAGTGAGTCTTGTTGCACATCAGAGgatccactctggagagaaaccttatgaatgtacacagtgtggaaaggctttcatatATAGGGCAagtcttgctgcacatcagaggatccacacaggagagaaaccttatgaatgtacacagtgtggaaaggctttcacacggaGGAGTCATCTtgttatacatcagagaatccacactggagagaaaccttatgaatgtatacagtgtggaaaggctttcacagagagtAGCTCTCTtgctagacatcagagaatccacactggagagaaaccttatgaatgtacacagtgtggaaaggctttcatacTCAGGGTGAGTCTTGCTGagcatcagagaatgcacactggagagaaaccttataaatgtaaacactgtggTAAGAGTTTCACATGGAGGGGTGATCTTGCcaagcatcagagaatccacactgcaGAGAAAACTTATGAATGTAATAAATTTAGATAA